A genomic window from Fusarium verticillioides 7600 chromosome 5, whole genome shotgun sequence includes:
- a CDS encoding hypothetical protein (At least one base has a quality score < 10), with the protein MDSLEWFVSDGFVGSDVASMKSYLEICHSATIVHRILPSALSFVASRRGGAYDVRCMMLAGSALNSTHCCSRLLSQCIDISLLERHRERRQHSIGRRGHPQTNADVCLVLSLLVLMPGRVPAPSCVEARKLAL; encoded by the coding sequence ATGGATAGCCTTGAATGGTTTGTTAGCGATGGGTTTGTTGGATCGGATGTGGCCTCTATGAAGTCTTATCTTGAAATATGCCACTCTGCCACTATCGTGCACCGAATACTGCCTTCTGCGCTGTCCTTTGTAGCATCACGCCGCGGCGGCGCATATGATGTGAGATGCATGATGTTGGCCGGTAGCGCACTGAATAGCACGCACTGCTGTTCTCGCCTCTTGTCCCAATGCATCGATATATCCCTGCTGGAAAGGCATAGAGAAAGGAGACAACATTCAATAGGACGTCGAGGCCACCCTCAGACTAACGCTGATGTTTGTTTggtcttgtctcttctcgtcttgatGCCTGGGCGTGTTCCAGCGCCATCATGTGTAGAGGCACGTAAATTAGCCCTATAA
- a CDS encoding GAF protein, whose translation MVHADASNFADGITKEDAYEQVLWQAEGLITDQRNWVCNLSNAASLLWHAYKSLGSPSKDVNWAGFYVLDKSSQDPQLILGPFQGKVACQTIKFGKGVCGAAAATQETQLVRDVEEFPGHIACDGDSKSEIVVPIVVTQDDGSKKLVAIIDIDCAELNGFDEVDKVHLEQLAALLAKSCDW comes from the exons ATG GTTCATGCTGATGCATCAAACTTTGCCGACGGCATAACAAAAGAGGACGCCTATGAGCAAGTGCTCTGGCAGGCCGAGGGCCTGATCACCGACCAGCGTAACTGG GTCTG TAACCTTTCAAATGCTGCTTCCCTATTGTGGCACGCATATAAATCTTTGGGATCACCGAGCAAGGATGTGAACTGGGCTG GTTTTTACGTGCTTGACAAATCATCCCAAGATCCGCAACTCATTCTGGGGCCCTTCCAGGGAAAGGTTGCCTGCCAGACCATCAAGTTCGGCAAAGGTGTTTGCGGAGCAGCGGCAGCGACCCAAGAGACACAATTAGTTCGAGATGTGGAGGAGTTTCCGGGACATATTGCTTGTGATGGAGACAGCAAGAGTGAGATCGTCGTGCCTATTGTGGTTACCCAGGACGACGGttcgaagaagctggtggctatcatcgacatcgactgCGCTGAGCTGAATGGGTttgacgaggttgacaaggtcCATCTCGAGCAACTGGCAGCTCTCCTTGCCAAGAGCTGTGACTGGTAG
- a CDS encoding SWR1-complex protein 4 has translation MTSSDVRDVLNLGDGVSGPRPSKKQKIAAPRPNLKGLAREVHNLGGDNPIAIVPEVTHFKKRRFASRKPAARWEMRSFKNSARTDSDFTLRHWRRKDEKQDGSDVSLEQTSQGEQPQLFRDGTEDSAFAKYNVQVSVPQYSEGQYQQSLQHNDWTKEETDYLLELARDFDLRWPLIWDRYEWNPPATNGEADVDGDESKAIVPATRPRSLEDLKARYYEVASKMMAAQKPVQYMTQPEFSLHELMAHFNPQQEKLRKEFALNALTRSREEAREEESLLLEIKRILARSERFNEERRELYNRLDYPRADTDINAFKSSAGLQNLLQNLMTADKSKKRKSLMPGDGTSPSGTAPPQTAATASTAATAAAAAQEAGRRESTAASTGPRDSTGPAATPTASNNKKGQQQQQQERRKLSTQEELLYGVTHHDRLGSGPTFRTERINKLFSHKSNQQQNRITNVLNELDVPNKLAMPTAATTHQYEQLLAAVNSLLDARKVSDKLDAEIKVEQAKKAERQKAMAPPESDSTVEKDKAGQETGAGINSEAGDATGATAGKADGDVTSAPGDANKDASETTVPAIEASDASSKETELLNENDKDGRPGSSGAAHKRSASVLSSVSDKSNKRQKK, from the coding sequence ATGACCTCTTCCGACGTCCGTGATGTGCTGAATCTGGGTGATGGCGTATCAGGTCCGAGGCCgagcaagaagcaaaagattGCTGCACCAAGGCCAAACTTGAAGGGTTTGGCTCGTGAGGTACACAATCTGGGGGGCGATAACCCCATTGCTATTGTCCCTGAAGTCACACATTTCAAGAAGCGACGCTTTGCAAGTCGCAAACCTGCAGCGAGATGGGAGATGCGATCGTTCAAAAACTCGGCGCGTACGGATTCGGATTTCACTTTGCGGCactggaggaggaaggatgagaagcaagATGGTAGCGACGTATCACTGGAACAGACGAGCCAAGGAGAACAGCCACAACTATTCAGAGATGGAACAGAGGACTCTGCGTTTGCAAAATACAACGTGCAGGTCTCAGTCCCGCAGTATAGCGAAGGCCAGTACCAGCAGTCATTACAACACAATGACTGGACCAAGGAGGAAACGGATTACCTGCTAGAGTTGGCGCGCGACTTTGACCTTCGATGGCCTCTAATCTGGGACCGCTACGAATGGAATCCTCCCGCGACGAACGGAGAGGCTGACGTCGATGGTGACGAGAGCAAGGCCATCGTTCCAGCAACAAGGCCACGTTCTCTGGAAGACCTCAAAGCAAGATACTACGAAGTCgcctccaagatgatggcagcgCAAAAGCCTGTGCAGTATATGACACAGCCCGAATTTTCTTTGCATGAACTCATGGCGCATTTTAATCCACAGCAAGAGAAGTTAAGAAAGGAGTTTGCGCTCAACGCATTGACCCGGTCGCGCGAAGAAGCTCGTGAAGAGGAATCGCTCTTGCTGGAGATTAAGCGTATTCTGGCACGTAGTGAGCGGTTCAATGAAGAGCGTCGCGAGTTATATAATCGTCTCGATTATCCTCGGGCGGACACTGATATCAACGCCTTCAAATCTTCTGCTGGCTTGCAGAACCTTCTTCAAAACCTAATGACTGCcgacaagtccaagaagcgcaagtcGTTGATGCCTGGCGATGGTACCAGCCCTTCTGGCACCGCACCACCGCAAACGGCGGCTACTGCATCTACCGCAGCaaccgccgccgccgcagCGCAAGAAGCTGGGAGGCGGGAAAGCACAGCTGCATCCACAGGGCCTCGCGATTCAACTGGACCTGCGGCTACACCGACAGCCTCGAACAACAAAAAGggtcaacaacagcaacaacaggagCGCCGTAAGCTTTCGACACAGGAGGAGCTATTATACGGCGTGACACATCATGATCGATTAGGCTCTGGACCGACTTTCCGAACTGAGAGAATCAACAAACTGTTCTCGCACAAGTCTAATCAGCAACAGAACCGCATCACAAATGTTCTCAACGAACTGGACGTGCCTAACAAACTTGCCATGCCCACCGCGGCTACGACACATCAGTACGAACAGCTCCTTGCAGCTGTCAATAGTCTGCTTGATGCCCGCAAGGTATCggacaagcttgatgccgAGATCAAAGTTGAACAGGCCAAAAAAGCAGAACGGCAAAAGGCTATGGCTCCCCCTGAATCTGATTCCACCGTCGAAAAGGACAAAGCAGGCCAGGAAACAGGGGCCGGCATCAACTCAGAGGCAGGAGATGCTACTGGAGCGACGGCCGGGAAAGCAGATGGCGACGTCACATCTGCACCCGGAGATGCAAACAAGGATGCCTCAGAAACGACAGTCCCTGCTATTGAGGCCTCGGACGCCTCGAGCAAAGAAACAGAACTGCTCAATGAAAACGACAAGGACGGGCGTCCTGGTAGCAGCGGTGCCGCGCACAAGAGAAGTGCCAGCGTTCTGAGTAGTGTCAGCGATAAGAGCAATAAAAGACAGAAGAAGTAG
- a CDS encoding CK1/CK1/CK1-G protein kinase has product MASSSSNVVGVHYRVGKKIGEGSFGVIFEGTNLLNNQQVAIKFEPRKSDAPQLRDEYRTYKILVGCPGIPNVYYFGQEGLHNILVIDLLGPSLEDLFDHCGRRFSIKTVVMVAKQMLSRVQTIHEKNLIYRDIKPDNFLIGRPGTKASSVIHVVDFGMAKQYRDPKTKQHIPYRERKSLSGTARYMSINTHLGREQSRRDDLEALGHVFLYFLRGGLPWQGLKAATNKQKYEKIGEKKQTTAIKDLCEGFPEEFSKYLTYVRNLGFEDTPDYDYLRELFTQALKNTGEVEDGEYDWMKISKDSGKGWDSKNHSGAYLHNPNVRPGPSQMELHSGHRPGNTTSHQQAQNLTVGRLNAAQPPPPSPIKQMGKQRDRPSAPGALSAQRGSGVGGLRDMATPTGSTQAQFQNSAQNLPQQPRTSQQGQATQAAQASGQQANPQPSGFQKLMKTLCCG; this is encoded by the exons AtggcttcgtcatcatccaacgTGGTCGGTGTTCACTACCGagttggcaagaagattggAGAGGGATCTTTTGGTGTAATTTTCGAAGGCACCAATTTACTCAACAATCAGCAAGTCGCTATCAAGTTT GAACCTCGCAAGAGTGATGCCCCCCAACTGCGAGATGAGTACCGGACGTACAAGATCCTTGTGGGCTGCC CTGGTATTCCGAATGTTTACTACTTCGGCCAGGAGGGTCTCCACAACATTCTCGTGATCGACTTGCTAGGTCCTTCCCTTGAGGATCTTTTTGATCACTGTGGCCGAAGGTTCTCTATTAAGACGGTTGTCATGGTTGCCAAGCAAATGCTTTCGAGGGTTCAGACCATTCACGAGAAGAATCTCATTTACCGCGATATCAAGCCCGACAACTTCCTCATTGGCCGCCCTGGCACCAAAGCTTCCAGCGTGATCCACGTGGTTGACTTCGGCATGGCCAAGCAGTACCGTGACCCGAAGACGAAGCAACATATCCCATACCGCGAGCGAAAGTCCCTTTCTGGAACTGCACGATACATGAGTATCAACACCCATCTTGGCCGTGAGCAGTCCCGCCGAGAcgatctcgaagctcttgGTCATGTCTTCCTGTACTTTCTTCGAGGTGGTCTTCCTTGGCAGGGATTGAAGGCGGCCACCAACAAGCAGAAATATGAGAAgattggcgagaagaagcagacaaCTGCTATCAAGGATCTCTGTGAGGGTTTCCCTGAGGAATTCTCCAAGTATCTGACGTATGTCCGAAATCTGGGTTTCGAAGACACTCCTGACTACGATTACCTGCGGGAGCTCTTCACAcaggctctcaagaacactggtgaggttgaggatggcgagTATGACTGGATGAAGATTTCGAAGGATTCGGGAAAGGGATGGGATTCGAAGAACCACAGCGGCGCGTACCTCCACAACCCCAACGTGCGGCCTGGCCCCTCTCAGATGGAGCTGCACAGCGGCCACCGTCCCGGGAATACCAcctctcaccaacaagcaCAAAACCTTACTGTCGGCCGTTTAAACGCCGCGCAACCccctcctccgtctccgATCAAGCAGATGGGCAAGCAGAGAGATCGGCCAAGCGCCCCCGGCGCCTTGTCAGCGCAGAGGGGGAGCGGGGTTGGGGGTCTTCGGGACATGGCCACACCCACTGGCTCGACCCAGGCTCAGTTCCAGAACAGTGCCCAGAACCTGCCTCAGCAGCCGAGGACGTCCCAGCAAGGCCAGGCGACTCAGGCCGCCCAGGCTAGCGGCCAACAGGCCAATCCCCAGCCCAGTGGcttccagaagttgatgaagacccTATGCTGTGGTTAA